The DNA segment GGATGCTTTTGGTCGGGCTTTGCTGGTTCAGCGGCTGACTTCAAGCCGTCAAACAACTGACCAAGCAGAGTTGCCAAGACAGGGGGTAAGGCCTCCGGGGGAGCAGCCTCAGAAGCCAATACCAACAGGGCACAGGCATCTACCAAACTAGATGCCTCTAGTGCCGTTAGGGCAACCAGGTGCTCACCGTTGCACTGCGTAATTCGCATACAGCTGCGCTTTTACCAAGTAAAAGGTACTCCGTAAAGGAGCTGGGTGTGATGGATCACTCCCAAATGGCCGAATCAAGGGTTCAGCAGCTCTTCAGACCAGGAGCCAGAGGCGCACCAGCGCCTGCGCCGGTGTGGTTGCCCGCCAAGTTCCAGTAACTCAACCTGATGCACCTCAAAGCTCAGCAGTTCAAAGTGACTCGGCATCGGTGTGGTGTCGCCAAGTTCCTGGGGAAAGGCTGCCTCCAGCTCAAGGGGAATTCCTGGCTCAGGCCAGCCCCATAAGGCCCTCGCGGAAGGGGTGAGGCTTTGCCAATGGTGCTGCCGCTGGATCAGCAGCTCCGCTGCAGGAAGCTGGCAGCGCCTTGAGCGCAATCGAAACTGGCTGCGTGCCCGAGGCAAAAGCCAGCAGATTTCCGCGTCTGGCAAATTTCGCAGCTCGCTGGCCTTCTCACTGCGACCATCAGTGAACAAATCCAAAACCGCTGGAGCTGACCAGCCCCTAAACACCAAGGTGCGCACCCTGGGGGTGCCATCGCAGGCGACAGTTGCAAGTTGCAGCCAGCGGCCATTAGGTGATTTGCCCTCCCTCCGCAGGGCAGCTCGCAAGAGGGGGCGCCATGGGGGCAGGCTATCCATTAAGCCGAGGCAAAACAGCCAGCAGATTCAGCGATTTGAGTTGCTGGCTTTGATTGGCACGTAAGCAGGTGCCAATCCTGAAATGCCAGCTGAGGGAGCAGAAGTTTCTGGCTTAATACGAACAGCTGGCTTAACGAGCAGACCTGGAAGCATGCCGGCATCAAATG comes from the Cyanobium sp. Tous-M-B4 genome and includes:
- a CDS encoding pyridoxamine 5'-phosphate oxidase family protein; protein product: MDSLPPWRPLLRAALRREGKSPNGRWLQLATVACDGTPRVRTLVFRGWSAPAVLDLFTDGRSEKASELRNLPDAEICWLLPRARSQFRLRSRRCQLPAAELLIQRQHHWQSLTPSARALWGWPEPGIPLELEAAFPQELGDTTPMPSHFELLSFEVHQVELLELGGQPHRRRRWCASGSWSEELLNP